The proteins below come from a single Sander lucioperca isolate FBNREF2018 chromosome 20, SLUC_FBN_1.2, whole genome shotgun sequence genomic window:
- the kdm7aa gene encoding lysine-specific demethylase 7A: protein MAAAPLYCVCRQPYDVSRFMIECDICKDWFHGSCVQVEEHHAVDIDVYHCPNCDVVHGPSQMKKRNNGHRHDYTEPDDGSKPVQAGTRVFVKELQNRTFASGEEIMMHMKGEQVTTRYLERHGFNYPIAVTEMEGLGLKLPVSTFSVKDVEQYVGGDKIIDVIDVARQADSKMKLSEFIKYYTNPHRPKVLNLISLEFSDTKMSELVEVPDVARKMSWVENYWPDDSFFPKPFVQKYCLMGVKDSYTDFHIDFGGTSVWYHVLWGEKIFYLIKPTPANLALYEAWSSSPNQSELFFGDKVDKCYKCVVPQGTTLLIPTGWIHAVLTSQDCMAFGGNFLHNLNIGMQLRCYEMERRLKTPDLFKFPYFEAICWYVAKNLLETLKELREDNCPPPTYLVEGVKALISALRTWLKREVTEPTSEVPDHIRPNHLIKELTKEIRYLEEEPVSGSKPVKSQGSGCGVPSGSNACPATRATLEKLCQARQARRAARRLREQQRQTAKVPSNLDILEQHTREVLRRLEVGPLEEDAAFCAKVRGKLNKVSTASAAAETLEENHLRLMLVNGRIIRDMRRPGSSPVKTEGERPSVGPPKSCVDVKSERTRHSQEQHSTDEKPTLFSGLERVKTELREEVSGHTSVSDVDLDSDFPTEHKASLSSSSSSSSSSSSSSSSSSDEDSGSSQEEEEEEEKKGLYQQRGSGHTIELDQSGQKLRHKHKPLKRERPTSPSTEEAIQGMLSMAGLLCSSKPEKVASSQEPWWSSSSQCSPLEQREEAQHQHRLQGDTSPMDSQGNSSEAWDNQGLPSPLSRSHGSSPETDYQYCDPSMSPPHPSKRHAPNPPPISNQATKGKRPKKGMATAKQRLGKILKLNRHNRVFV from the exons ATGGCGGCGGCCCCGCTGTACTGTGTCTGCCGGCAGCCCTACGATGTAAGCCGGTTTATGATCGAGTGCGACATCTGTAAAGACTGGTTTCACGGCAG CTGTGTGCAGGTAGAAGAGCATCATGCTGTGGATATCGATGTTTACCACTGTCCCAACTGTGATGTCGTACACGGACCCTCCCAGA TGAAAAAGCGCAACAACGGCCACAGGCACGACTACACAGAGCCAGACGATGGATCGAAGCCGGTGCAGGCTGGCACTCGAGTGTTTGTCAAGGAGCTCCAGAACAGGACCTTCGCCAG TGGTGAGGAGATCATGATGCACATGAAGGGCGAGCAGGTGACAACCAGGTACCTGGAGAGACACGGCTTCAACTACCCCATAGCGGTCACAGAGATGGAGGGCCTGGGACTCAAACTACCAGTCTCTACTTTCTCTGTCAAAGATGTGGAGCAGTATGTCG GTGGCGACAAAATCATCGATGTGATAGATGTGGCACGGCAGGCGGACAGCAAGATGAAGCTCAGCGAGTTTATCAAGTATTACACCAACCCACATCGACCCAAAGTCCTCAACCTCATCAGCCTGGAGTTCTCTGACACTAA GATGTCAGAGTTGGTGGAGGTTCCTGACGTGGCTCGTAAGATGTCCTGGGTAGAGAACTACTGGCCGGACGACTCCTTCTTCCCCAAGCCCTTTGTCCAGAAGTACTGCCTTATGGGGGTTAAGGACAGCTACACAGATTTCCACATAGACTTCGGAGGCACCTCTGTCTGGTACCATGTTCTCTGG GGTGAGAAGATCTTCTACTTGATCAAGCCCACTCCCGCCAACCTTGCACTATATGAGGCATGGAGCTCCTCGCCCAATCAGAGTGAATTATTCTTTGGGGACAAAGTGGATAAGTGCTACAAGTGTGTTGTGCCCCAAGGAACCACCCTGCTCATCCCTACAG GCTGGATCCATGCTGTTCTCACCTCTCAGGATTGCATGGCATTTGGAGGGAACTTCCTTCACAACCTCAATATTGGCATGCAGCTCAG GTGTTATGAAATGGAGCGCCGCCTGAAAACCCCAGACCTCTTTAAGTTTCCGTACTTCGAGGCCATCTGTTGGTATGTGGCCAAGAACCTCTTGGAAACGCTAAAAG agcTACGAGAGGACAACTGTCCACCACCAACCTACCTAGTGGAGGGAGTCAAGGCTTTAATCAGTGCACTGAGGACCTGGTTGAAAAGAGAG GTGACTGAGCCCACCAGTGAAGTACCAGACCATATCAGGCCTAACCATCTCATTAAAGAGCTGACCAAGGAAATCCGCTACCTGGAG GAGGAACCAGTCAGTGGTAGCAAGCCAGTGAAGTCTCAGGGAAGTGGGTGTGGAGTTCCATCTGGATCAAATGCCTGCCCGGCTACTCGTGCTACGCTGGAGAAGCTGTGCCAGGCCCGCCAGGCGAGAAGGGCCGCCAGGCGGCTGAGGGAGCAGCAGCGGCAGACCGCCAAAGTGCCCTCCAACTTGGACATCTTAGAGCAGCACACCCGGGAGGTGCTAAGGAGGCTGGAGGTGGGACCGCTCGAGGAG GATGCGGCGTTCTGTGCCAAGGTTCGTGGGAAGCTCAACAAAGTGTCAACTGCATCCGCAGCTGCAGAGACTTTAGAGGAGAACCACCTACGGCTAATGCTGGTCAACGGCAGAATTATCAG AGATATGAGGCGGCCAGGCAGCAGCCCGGTAAAGACGGAGGGTGAGCGGCCATCTGTTGGCCCACCAAAGAGTTGTGTGGACGTGAAGTCGGAGAGGACACGGCACAGTCAAGAGCAGCACAGCACAGATGAGAAACCCACACTCTTCA GTGGTCTGGAGAGGGTGAAGACTGAACTCAGGGAAGAAGTCTCAGGACACACCAGTGTGTCAGACGTGGATTTAGACAGTGACTTTCCCACCGAG CATAAAGCATCattgtcgtcgtcgtcgtcgtcgtcgtcgtcgtcctcctcctcctcgtcgtCCTCTTCTGACGAGGATTCAGGGAGTTcccaggaggaagaggaggaagaggagaagaagggcTTATATCAGCAGAGAGGCTCAGGGCACACCATAGAGCTGGACCAGTCTGGCCAGAAACTCAGGCACAAACACAAACCACTCAAACG AGAACGTCCTACCTCACCCAGCACAGAAGAGGCCATTCAGGGGATGCTATCTATGGCTGGTCTGCTGTGCTCCTCCAAGCCGGAGAAGGTAGCCTCGTCCCAGGAGCCCTGGTGGTCCAGCTCCAGCCAGTGTTCGCcgctggagcagagggaggaggcGCAGCACCAGCACCGACTGCAGGGGGACACGAGCCCGATGGACAGCCAGGGCAACAGCAGCGAGGCCTGGGACAATCAGGGGCTCCCTAGCCCTCTTAGCCGAAGCCACGGCAGCAGCCCAGAGACAGACTACCAGTACTGTGACCCCTCAATGTCTCCACCCCACCCCTCCAAGAGGCACGCCCCCAACCCCCCACCTATCAGCAATCAGGCCACGAAAG GCAAGCGGCCCAAAAAAGGAATGGCCACAGCCAAGCAGAGACTGGGGAAGATCCTAAAACTCAACAGACATAATCGCGTCTTTGTGTAA